The Polyangium mundeleinium genome contains the following window.
CGAACCTCGACACTTCAACCCGGTGCCGGAGGACCCGCATGCCCTCGGCGCCTCGCGCTGAAAAGGCACGCGGGTTACCTTCGGCAGGTGAACGATCGATCCGTGCAGACGACCCGCGCCGCGCTCGAAGACCTCAAGACGCGACACATCGCCTTCCTGAAAGCGCGTCTCACCTCGCCCTCCGCGCGCGCCGAGTGGCAAAAGACCGTGGCCAACGTGCTCGACGAGCTTCGCTTCGCGCCGCTCGGTCAGCTCGTCGAGCCGGGCTCGCTTGCCTCGGCGCTCGATGCGGCGATCACGAAGCAGACCGTGGACGGCTCGTTGCGCCCCGCGATCGAGCGGCTCGCGCGCGAGGTGCACGGGCTGCTCCTGAAGGAGCGCGCGACGATCGGATCGTTCGTGCCGGAGCACGCGCAAAAAGGCCTCGCCGAGCTCGTCGCGCGGCCCGACGTGCTGCCGCCGAAGCTCGTGCGCGAGATCGCCGAGAGCGAGGCCGCGCGCGAGGTGATGCGCGAGGTGATGCACGACGGGCTGAAGCAGTTCTCGGAGCGCGTGAACCCCTTCGTCGCGGAGTGGGGTTTGCCCTCGCTGATGAAGAAGCTCGGGCCGTTCGGCCTCGGCGGCGTGGGCAAATCGATCGACGGGCTGCGCGTGGACTTCGAGAAGCGGCTCGATCCGGAGATCCGGAAGTTCTTGCTCGGCTTCTCGCAAAAGGCCGTGAAGAACGCCGCGGAGTCGATCCTCGCGCGCGGCAGCGAGCCGCCGTTCGTCGCGCTGCGGCAGAGGCTCGCCAGGTTTCTCCTGGAGCAACGGTTCGCCGAGGTGCTGCTCGATGTCGACGCGGCGAAGCAAGGCGCGCGCATCGGCGTCGACGTGGCGGCGCACCTCGCGGCGAACGAAGAGCTCGCGGCGCGGCGACGCGCGTTCGTGATGGCGTGGGTGAAGGAGAACGAGGCGAAGCCCGTGTCCGAGGTGTTCGCGTCGCTCGGGCTGCCGGACAGACCTCCGCGCGAGCTCGTCCTCGCCCTCGCGGACGCGACGTTCCCCGCGCTCACGGCGACGATCGCGACGCCGGCCGCGCAAGCGTGGCTCGCGTCGATCGTGACCGAGTTCTACGACGGGCTCGTGGCTTCGGATGAGGTGGGATGAACCCCTCTCCCGCGGCCGCGGGAGAGGGGTGACGGGGCGGGTGTTCAGGCCGCGCGGCGGCGGCGCGTCGCGAAGAGGAGACCCGCGACGAGGGTGAGCGTGATGGGCAGCGCGCCGCCTTGCGCAGGCGCGGTGCGGCAGCCGCAACCCTCGGTGGGCTCCGGCGTCTCCGGGGTGGTGTCCGGCGGCGGCTCGGCCTTGCACAGGCCGGCCGCGCCCGACGTCGACGTGCACACCTGACCTTCGGGGCAGCCGTTGCCGCCGTCGCCGCGGCAGCCGGGAACGCAGCGCTGATCCTCGCAGATCGTGCCGCTCGACGCGCCGCCGCAGTCCGCGTCCGTCGTGCACTCGGGCTGCGTGACATCGTCGCCCGGGAAGAGCGGGTTCGTCTCGCCTGCGTCGACCATGCCGTTCAGGTTCGCGTCCTCGGCGCCGTCGCTCTTCGAGCCGCCGTCCGTGTCCGCGACGAGCACGAGCGTCTTCGTCGCGCCGTTGTCCGCGTCCGCGGTGCACTTCTGCGCGGCCGGGTCCGTCCCCTCGCCGTCGCACGGGCGGCCCGCCTCCGTGCCGTCGGCGAGACCGTCGTTGTCCGAGTCCGCGTCCTTCACGTTGCGCCCGCCGTCGCCGTCGGTGTCGTCGCTCGGGTTCGGCTCGTCGCCGTCGGCGAGGCCGTCGTCGTCCGTGTCCGCGTCGTTCGCGCCCGTGCCGAGCGCCTTCTCGAGCGCGTCGCTCAGGCCGTCGCCGTCGGTGTCGACGACATTCGCATCATCGGACTCGTTGTTTGGATTGCCCTCGCCCGAGTCGACCACGCCGTTGAGGTTGCCGTCCTCGGAGCCGTCGCTCTTCTTGCCGCCGTCGGTGTCGCGCAAGACGGGCGAGGTCTTCGTGCCGCCGAGATCGCCGTCGGCGCGGCAATGACCGGCCGAGGCGTTCGTCGCCGGGTGCTGGCAGCCCTTGCCCGCCTCGGTGCCGTCGAAGAGCGCGTCGTTGTCGCTGTCGACGTCACGCACGTTGATGAGCCCGTCGCCGTCCGTGTCGTCGCTCGGGTTCCGCTCCTCGCCGTCGAGCAGGCCGTCGTCGTCCGAGTCCGCGTCCTTCTCGTCCGTGCCGAGCGTCTTCTCCAGCGCGTCGCCGAGGCCGTCGCCGTCGAAGTCCTTCGTCGTGTTCGCGTCGCCGGGGTTCTCGGGGTTGCCCTCGCCCGGGTCGACGGTGCCGTTCAGGTTCGCGTCCTCCGAGCCGTCGCTCTTGCCGTCGTCGTCGCTGTCGGGGTTCAGCGGATCGGTCCCCGTCTGGCCGGAGTCGGCGTCGGGCCGGCAGTGGCCGAACTGCGCGGCCGTGTCGGGATCGTTGCAGGACTTGCCGAGCTCGGTGCCGTCGAACAGGCCGTCGTCATCGCTGTCGGGGTCGAGCGCGTTGATGAGCCCGTCGCCGTCGGAGTCCTCGTCCCATTGGGGCTCCTCGCCGTCGAGCACGCCGTCGTCGTCGCTGTCGGCGTCGTTCGGGTTCGTGCCGGTCTGCTCTTCGAGGGCGTCGTACAGGCCGTCGCCGTCCGCGTCGCCGCAGCCGTTTTCGTTGTTGCCGTCGCAGTCGGTGTCCTTGTCGTCGCCGCAGATCTCGATGCTCGGCGTGCCGGGCACCGCGTTGCAGACCACGCCGTCGCCCATGGCGTTGCAGACCTTCACGCCGCTCGTGATGCACTCGCCGAGGCCTTCCATGCAGGGCTCGCCGACAGCGAAGCCGTCGTCGGGCACGCCGTTGCAGTCGTTGTCCGCGCCGTCGCACTTCTCCGGCTGGGGAGTGCTGGGGACGGCGTCGCACGTCGTGGCCTCCGGCCCGTCGCAGACGATCTTGCCGACCGCCTCGCACACGCCGTCGCCCACGATGCAGGCCACGCCGAGGCCGTAGCCCTCGTCGGTCGTGCCGTCGCAATCGTCGTCGACCCCGTTGCAGGTCTCGGTGATGCTGCCGGGCGCGACGTCGGGCACGCACTCGAGCACGCCTGCGTTGCAGTTGTTCAAACCCGTGCCGCAGACCTCGGGCAGGCCCGTCGGGCAGACCGTGCCGGACTCGGGGTTGTTGTCGTCGATCGTGTCGTTGCAGTCGTCATCGATGCCGTTGCAGACCTCGGGCATCGGCTCCTTCGCAACGGCGGTGCAAATGATGTCGGGTCCGAGGCACTGCTGGATGCCCGTACCCAGGCAGGCGCCGATGCCGATCGAGCAGGGTGTGCCGTACGCGGCGCACTCCGGCACCGTCACCGTGAGCGTGCAGTAGCCGCTGACGTTGAGCTGGTTCGTGTAAACGATCGCGAGGACCTGTGTCCCCTCCTCACCGGGGCCGGGCGTCCAGGTGAGGTTCGTCGTGAAGGGGCTCGGCTTCGTCGTGCCGGGGATGGGGTTCAGCACGCCGACCGAGCCGATCGACGTCATCTTGAGGAACGAGTTCGACGTCCCCGTGAAGCTCGTGTTCAGCGTCTGGCCCATGTCGACGACGAAGCTGTCGCTGCCCGTGCACGTCGGCACGGGCGACTGGACCATCTCGATCATGAAGTCGACCACGGCGCTGCTCTTGGCCGTCGGGTCGTTCTCGTTCGGCGACTCGAGCACCACCTGAACCGCATACGATTGGCCCGCGACGGCGCCGTTCGTGTTCCACGTGAGCGTGCAGCCCGGCGGGGTCGTGCTCGTGGTGAGCGTCGGGGCGTTGCTGTTGGCCGGAATCTGCGGGGGATTGACCGTGGCCGCGGAGCCGATCTCCGCGGCGTTGGAGAAGCGACAGGTGACTGGCGCTCCATCGGGATCGGTCGCGGGGATCTGGATCGTGCGGATCCCGTTGATCTGCATCTGGATGATCGCGGGCACCACCGAGACGGCGTTGCCCGTGTTGCCCGGCAACAAGTCGACCTTCGCCTCGACGCGGAAGTCATCGTCGGCGCCGTTCACGAGCTCCGAGATGCGGCAGCACGAGTCGAAATACGCGGTGAACGGGCCGGCCGACGCGTAGGTGTGCGTCGCGGCGTACCGGGTGACCTTGTACTCGAGGCCCGCGGCATCGACCCCGCTACCGATGATCGCGCCCGTCGTCGTGGCGTGATAGCTGCCGTCGCCGAAATTGAGCGTGGTGGAATCGACGAACGTGCTGCGCCAGGCTGTCGTAACCTCGAAGCGCACGGTGCGTGGAGCCGACACCGGGTCGGGGATGCTCCAGGTGATGTTGCCGTAGCGGAAATGCGTCGCCTCGGCGCGCCCTGCGAACACGAAGACGCAAAGCGCCGCAAGGACGGCGAGGAAGCCCTTGAATATTGACATCGGTCCTCCGGGAAGGGCGCGAACGAGGCGGGAGCCTCGGCGAAGGCGCGCCGGGGGAAGGCGGGCGCACCTCGACCCTTGGTCGAGCCTTCGACCAGGGGGCCGAATGGTCGCCTTTCCCGCCGCGCTGCGCAAGCACGGCGCTACGGACACGCACCTGTGTCCGTCGAGCCACGACGAACGCGGCGCCCCTCGCGGGGATCGATGTGCAGGACGTCAGGAAAAGTGCGCTGCAGCTTCGACGGCCGACTCGATGTGGCCAAAGCCGCGCGCAGGGCAAGCCGGGACCGCGGGGGCGAACGCCTCGACGTCGAGCAGGAGCTCCTGCCCCGCCTCCTCCGTCAGGAGCACGAGCGGCAGCCGAGGATACACCTTACGCACCTCCTCGACCTCGGCGTGCGGATGGTCCTTCGTCGCGAGCACGAGCACGTGCGGCCTGCGCGACGAGACCGCGCTCCGGGCCCCGTCCAGGGCAGAGCAGGTCGACACATCGTAATGATGCGCGGAGAGGAACGAGGCGAGATCACCGGCGTTCGTAAGGTTCTCGTCGATGACCAGGACGCGTATCGGAGCAACAGGATCCATGATGGTTCGCCCTTAGCAAAAGACGCGCCCGTGGGCCCAAGAACCGGCGAACGCGCAGAGTGCGGGTTCGGCGCGGCTACGCAGGCGGCGCTGCGCGATCGGTGCGATCACGTTTGCACACCACGTGCCGCGTCATTTCGCAGTACGAGCGAGATCGGGGAGCGCTAGCCGCCGAGGTACGCCGCGCGGACTTCTTCATTCGCCGCGAGCGCCTTCGAATCGCCGGTCATCGCGATCTCGCCGGTACGGAGCACATACGCCCGCATGCTGTATTTCAGCGCCAGGCGCGTGTTCTGCTCGACGAGCAGGATGGTCGTCCCGGCCTGCGCGACCCGGGCGATCGCCTCGAAGATGTCCGCGACGAGACGCGGCGCGATGCCGAGCGAGGGCTCGTCGAGCAGGAGCATGGAAGGCCTGGCCATCAGCGCGCGCCCAATCGCGAGCATCTGCTGCTCACCCCCCGAGAGCGTGCCGCCCTCCTGCTTCATGCGCTCGCCGAGCCGCGGGAAGAGGCGCACCACGTCTTCGAGCGTCTCGTCCATCGTCGCCCGGTTCTTGTGGTTCCAGGCGCCGATCTCCAGGTTCTCGCGCACCGTGAGGTTCGGGAAGATCGCGCGGCCCTCGGGGACGAGGGAGATGCCGAGGCTCACCATCTCCTCGGCCGGGACCCCGGCGAGATCCTTGCCGTCGTAGACGACCTTGCCCGCGGCGATCGGCAAGAGCCGCACGATCGTCTTCAGCGTCGTCGTCTTGCCCGCGCCGTTCGCGCCGATCATCGCGACGATCTCGCCGCGGCGCACCTCCAGGCTCACGCCCTTCAGCGCCTTGATGCCGCCGTACGAGACGGCGAGGTTCTCCACGACGAGCAGCGGCTTGCCGGCCTCGGCCGTGGGGGCCTTTCGCGTCGGGTGCGCGGTCTTCACGTCGAGGCCTCCTCCTCGGCCGCAGCGGCGACCGCGGCCTCGTCCGGCGTCTCTTCGCCGAGGTACGCCGCGAGGACCTTGGGGTCCTTGCGGACCTCCTCGGGCGTGCCGTGGGCGATCGTCTCGCCGTGGTCGAGCACGTGGATCTCCTCGCACACGCCCATGACCACCTGCATGTTGTGCTCGACGAGGATGACCGTCAGATCGAAGCGGTCGCGCAGCCAACGGATCTGCTTCTTCAGGCCCTCGGCCTCGCCGTAGTTCATGCCCGCGGCCGGCTCGTCGAGCAGCAGGATCTTCGGCTCGAGCATCATCGCGCGGGCGATCTCCAGCCGGCGCTGGTTGCCGTAGGAGAGCGAGGTCGAGGTCTCGTCCGCGAGTTTGTCGAGGTCGAAGATCGCGAGCAGCTCGATCGCGCGGCGCTGCATCTCGGCCTCGTCGCGGAAGAAAGCGGGCGAGCGGAGCAGCGCCGAGAACAGGCCCGAGCGCCTGCGGTTCTCGCAGGCGACGAGCACGTTCTCCAGCACGGTGAGCTGGCCGAAGAGGCGGATGTTCTGGAAGGTGCGCGCGACGCCGCGGCGCGCGATCTGCGCGGGCTTGAGCAGCGAGAGCTCCTCGCCGGCGAAGCGGATCGAGCCCGTATCCGGCTTGTAGACGCCGGTCACGAGGTTGAAGACCGTCGTCTTGCCCGCGCCGTTCGGCCCGATGAGGCCGAAGATCGAGCGCTCGGGCACCTGGAAGGTCACGCCCCCGACAGCGCGCAGGCCGCCGAAGGTCTTGGTCACGCCCTGAAGATCGAGCGCGCTCACTTGTCCCCCTTCCCGGTGAGGGGCCCGGTCTCGCTCTTCGAATCCGCCTCCACCTCGGTGCGCGCAGGCACGGGCTCGGGCGGAGCGTGGCTGACGCGCTGGCGGGGCTTGCGCCGGAAGAGCTCGCGCTCGCCGAAGATGCCCTCGGGGCGCAGGATCATGAGGCCGATCAGCACGGACGCGTAGATGACCATGCGCAGCGCGTTGAGGTCGAGCGAGGGGTAGGCCGCCTGGAGCGCCTGCACCGACTCGAAGCGCTGGAGCTGCTCGATCATCTTCACGGTGAACGTGACGAACACGCCGCCCACGATCGCGCCGGACACGCTGCCCGAGCCGCCGAGGATCACCATGGTGATCGCGTCGAACGAGTAGGCGAACGTGAACTGATCGGGCTGGACGGTCGGGTTGCCGTTGCGCATCGACGCGAGCATCGCGCCCGCGATGCCGGCCCCGGTCGCCGCGATGACGAACGAGGTCACCTTGTACCGCGTCGGATCGACGCCCACGCTGGCCGTCGCGATCTCGTCCTCGCGCAGCGCCCGGAGCGCGCGTCCCCAGCCCGAGAACTTCAGCCGCCACGCGATGATCACCGCGACCGCGGCCGCGCCGAAGATCCAGAACGGGCCGGCGTACTGAGGCACGCCGTTGCGATCCGGCCCCGCGTATCCGTTTTGCCCGCCGAGGTAGGCGAGGAACTGCGCGACCGGCCCCTCGACGTCGCCGCCCGTCTGCGCTGTCGCGATGACCAGCCGGAAGATCTCGGCGAAGCCGAGCGTGACGATCGCGAGGTAATCGCCGCGGAGCCGGAGGCTCGGCAAGCCCACGACGAAGCCGAAGAGCGCGGCCACCGCGCCCGCCGCGAGGATCGCCACGGGCATGACGAGGAACGAGTTCGAGAAGAGGATGTCGTCGACGCCGAGCGCCTTGTGGATGTGCCCCGCGACGATCGCGGCCGTGTACGCGCCGATCCCGACGAAGCCTGCGTGGCCGATCGAGAACTGCCCCGCCATCCCGTTGATGACGTTCAGCGAGAGGGCCACGACGACGTTGACCATGGCGAACAGCACGAGCTGTTGCAGGGCCGCGTCGGGCACGAGCGTGTCGAACGCGAATTCGAGCCCCACGACGGCGCCGATGAGGGCCAACGTGACCAGGATGCGGCGCAGGAGGGGGTTGGTCGACGTGGCTCGGCTCGTCCGAGCGCCGTCTCCCAGCGTCGAAGGGGACATGGGCGGTGGAAAACTCGCGCGACCGGCTCCTACGGTCAAGCAGGAGCGACGCGGGTTCTTACTTCACCACCCGCAGGTAGGGCGGCAGCTCGCGGCGCGGCTTGCGACCTGGTCCCAGCGCGGGCGCGGCCTGCGGGCGCGGAGACTCCGTCGCTTCCACGGTCTTCGGCTCTTCGGTGCTGCTCTCCGCGGCCGCGGCCGCTTCGCCCGAGGCACCTTCCTTCGCGGCGGCTTCCTCGGGAGGCGCGGCCTGCGCCGGGGCCGGATCCTCGGCGAGCGGCTTGTCCTCGGGCTCCGGAGGCGCGTCGCCGACCGCGGCGAGCCGGGGGCGCGGCTTCTTCTGCACGGGCTTCTGCGCGTCCTTCGCCTGCTGCTGCGGGGCCTGCATCTGCGCCACGACCTCGGGCGGGATGTCGGTCGGCCACATCATCCCCCGGCCGTCTTCGCCGACGAGCGCGTAGATCGCGTTCCAGGGCATGAAGCACGAGAAGGGGGCCCGATCGAACGAGAGCGTGCAGGAGATGCCCTCGTCGTCGACCTTGAGGTCGGGGATCGGGATGAACATGTTGAGCCCGATTTGCAGGACGAGCTGCGACTTTTCGAGGAAGCGCTTCGGCACCAGCACGCCCGAGCGTCGCGGGTCGAGGTGCACGTACATGCTGGGCCCCTCGAGCAGGGCGAGCGCGACCTCCTTCTTGGGCGGGAGCTTCTGGTGACCGTCGGACATCTTCTCTCCGATACCCTGTAAGCGCGCATCTCGCCAAGCCCGGAATGCGCGTCCGCAAGCCGCGCGCGCCTGCTCGGAGGCCGGCGCGCGGGCGTTTCAAGACCAAGCAGCCTCAGGCGAGGCGCAAGACCTCGGCGTACAGGGTCTCGTAGGCGGAGAGCATCTTTCCCATCCCGTAGCGTTCTTCGACGAGCGCGCGGCCGGCGGCGCCCATGCGCGCGCGATCGGGGCGCGCCCAGACGCTCCCGATCGCGTCGGCGAGCGCGGCGGGCTGTCCGGCGGGGACGAGGAGGCCGGTCTCGCCGTCGGCCACGACCTCGGGGTTGCCGCCCACCCGCGTGGCCACGATCGGCAGGCCCGCGGCCGCGGCTTCGAGGAGCGTGAGGCTCGTGCCCTCCGTGCGCGAGGCGAGCGCGAAGAGGTCGAAGCCGGGCAGGAGCGCGGCCACGTCGTCGCGGTGGCCGAGGAAGCTCACCGCGCCTTGCAGGCCGAACTTTTTGACCAGCGCTTCGAGCGAAGCGCGCTCGGCTCCGTCACCGACGAGCGTGAGCTGCGCGCCGGGGTGGCTCGTACGCACGCGCGCGAACGCCGTGATCAGCGTGGCGTGGTCCTTCTCGGCCGAGAGGCGCGCCACGCAGCCCACGTGGAGCACGCCCGCGGGCACGTCGAGCGCCTGCCTCGCGCGCGGGGCGTCGCCGGGCTTGTAGGCGCGCGTGTCGACGCCGTTGCGGATCGTCACGAGCCGCCGCGCGCTGCCGCGCTCGATCTCCAAGGCCACGCGCCGCGCGTCGTCGCTCACGGCCACGATCCGATCCGAGAGCGCCGAGGCCATGCGGTTCGCGATCACGCGCCCGAGGTCGTCCGGGTAGTTGCGCCCGTGCTTCGTGTGCACCACGCGCGGCCGCTTGCCCGTCACGCGCCGCGCGGCGAGGGCCGCGAGCGCGCCGTGCACGTGCGGGCGCGGGTTGTGCGTGTGCACGAGATCGATCCCTTCACGACCGAACAGCTCCGAGAGCTCGCCGATCACGCTTGGATCGAGCCCCTGCCCCCGCTTGAGCAGCCGGAGCGGCACGTCCATCGACGCGAGGCGCGGCGCGAGCTCGCCCGGCTCGTCGAGCGCGACCACCATGGGATCGAAGCGCGATCGATCCATGCCTTGCACGAGGTCGAGCACCACACGCTCGAGCCCGCCTGCCCGAAGGCCGAGCACCACGTGCGCGACGCGCGTGCGGGGCCTCGGCGTGGCGACGCGCGCGGCGGGCTTGTCCTCGTTCGCCTTCTTGATCGTCACGCTGCCGAGATCCACGGGCACGTCCGAGACCGTGACCCGATGTTTGCCCGCGGCGGTGAGCGGGATGTCGCGCACGAGCTCCACGGTGAGCGGCGCGTTCGCGCCGAGCACGAGCCGCAGGCGCTCGTCGACGAGCTTCGTCACCTCGGGCCCGTAGCTCGGCCCGGGCACGATGCGCAGCGTCACCGTGCGGTCGGCGCGCTGGTGGACCTGGTAGCGCTCGACCGGCAGGTCCTTGAACAGGAAGGGGATCATCTCGCCGGCGACGATGCGGCTGTCCTCGCCGATGAGCAGATCGAGCACGCGGCCCTCGACCGAGGCGAGCCGCGGCAGCCCGCGACCACACGCGCAGGCGCCGGCCTTGGCGACGGCCACGTCCTCGTTGCGGTAGCGAAGGAAGGGCATCGCGCGGTTGTAGAGATCGGTGAGGAGCACCTCGCCGGGCGTGCCCACGGGGACCGGGCGGCCTCCGCTGAAAAGCTCGACGAACACGCCCTCGGCGTGCACGTGCAGGCCCTCGTGCCGCTCGCACTCGGCGCCGATCAACATCACCTCGCGGCAGCCGTACCGATCGAAGACGGGCGCGCCGAACGCGCGCTCGATGACCTCGCGCTGCGGCTCGAAGAGCTTCTCCGCGGAGGTGATGACGCCCCGGGGCGGCGGGATCGTGATGCCGTGCTCCAGCGCGGCGCGCGCGAGGAGGAAGAGCGGCGTCGTGTAACCGACCACCACGCGCGGCGCGTAGTCGACGATCTCGCGGACCGTGTCGGCGAGCCGATCGGCGCGCAGGTGGAAGGTCGAGACGTACTTGCGCCGCCAGAACGCCTCGTGCACCGCGCGCTTCGCCGTGGCGAACCCCTTCTTCTCGCCGGGCGGACGACCCCATACGTGCAGCTCCTTCTCGCCCAGCGCCGCGCCGGCCCAGCCGTCGGCGCGCAGCGCGGCGGCGACACGACGCTCGTACGTCGGGTGATCGTACGCGAAGCGCACCGGCACGCCGGTCGAGCCTCCGGTCGCACCCTGGTGGAGCCTGCCCACGTGCGACTCGGCGACGAGCTCCTTGCTGTAGAGGCGCACGTCTTCCTTCGTCAGGATCGGGAAGGCCGCGAGGTCCGCGGGCGCCTTCACCTGGCTTGCGCGCACGCCGTACTCCGCGAAGCGACGCCGGTAGAAGGGCACGTTCGTCTCGGCGTGGTGGAGCGCTTCGAGGAGCTTTCGGAACGAGTCTTCGGCGACCTCTTCGGGCGTGCGCCACTGCGACTGTTCGAGCGCGGCGAGCGCGCGCAACGTGTCGCGCTTCCGGAGGTGGGTCTCGTACAGAGGGAACAGCACGGACTGGAACAGGCTCGCGTACATCGCACGCGAGCGTCCCCTCGAAGAGGCCTGCGTCAAGCGCGCGGATGTGCTGGATCCAGCAGGAAATCCGCCTCGATCACGCCCCGGGCGCCTTGCGTGCGTCCGGGTCTTCCAAGGCGCGCGGCGCGTCCGTCCGGGGCTCGGGTCCGAGGATCGCAACGAGCACGCCCGCGAGGATGATCCCCGCGCCGAGGAGCTCCATCCCCGTAGGTTTGGCGCCGAGGAACGCCGCGCCGATCACGAGACCGCCGAGCGTCTCGCCGGGCGACACGAGCGCCACGATCGCAGGCGGCAGCGTGCGCGCCGCGGCCTGCACCGAGGTGTGGCCGAGGATCGTCGGGACGACGGCGATCACCGCCAGGGCCACGAACGACTTCGCGGGCAAGCTCGTCACGCCGTCGAGCGCGCCGAGCGGCGGCAAGACCACGAAGACCACGAGCGCGGCGACGCCATAGATCAACGAGCCCGCGTGCCGCGCCGGCAACGCATCCTTGATCGAGCGCGCCGCCGCCACGTAAAGCCCGTACAAGGAGACCGCGCCGAGCACGAAGAGATCGCCCGCCAGCTTGTGCTCACCCGTGCCCGCCGCGCGCCCGATCACCACCGCGCCCACCGTCGCGAGGAGCACGCCGACCTGCTCGCGGCGCGTCGGCCGCACGCCGTGCACGAGGAACGCAAAGACGACCACGCTGAGCGGTTCGAGCGAGATGAGCGAGACCGCCGCAGGCAGCGACGTCGCGAAGAGGCCGACCTGGAACAGCGCGAAGTGCGCGCCGAGCATCGCCCCGCACC
Protein-coding sequences here:
- a CDS encoding DMT family transporter — translated: MNGANPAPAGRGRAALFVTLAGLSFAVSAPMAVVAKPAHPLFIAFGRVFLASLLLFAFDPAGVVRHARALPSSVRLRILGCGAMLGAHFALFQVGLFATSLPAAVSLISLEPLSVVVFAFLVHGVRPTRREQVGVLLATVGAVVIGRAAGTGEHKLAGDLFVLGAVSLYGLYVAAARSIKDALPARHAGSLIYGVAALVVFVVLPPLGALDGVTSLPAKSFVALAVIAVVPTILGHTSVQAAARTLPPAIVALVSPGETLGGLVIGAAFLGAKPTGMELLGAGIILAGVLVAILGPEPRTDAPRALEDPDARKAPGA